In the Loxodonta africana isolate mLoxAfr1 chromosome 1, mLoxAfr1.hap2, whole genome shotgun sequence genome, one interval contains:
- the TAGAP gene encoding T-cell activation Rho GTPase-activating protein isoform X1, protein MRVTSNRNASKTLNADNMETFIECQSEGDIKELPQLASCESEDSICQLIEIKKRKKVLPWPFLPRRLSSSSDFPGTLEPGLKASLFDQPLSTICGEDGTLPRPIQDILTILCMKGPSTEGIFRKAANEKARKELKEELNSGGMVDLESRPVHLLAVVFKAKQYCFLPQDFLRSIPLKLLSSELFEEWMGALDKQSEEDRIDALKQVADKLPPPNLMLLKHLVYVLYLISKNSDTNKMDSSNLAICIGPNMLTLDNDRNLSFEAQKDLNNKVKTLVEFLIDNCLEVFGENMPAPSSVTSDDSLEHTDSSDMSILLNDSAYDSTDPDVDSNSVSSQSRQPPGPTKMAVSVDNRGPQYPCESGPKPIVSAVARLKGSLSQPDRRYSEPNMSSSQEYLENRITSQKLTKSEDNFTVPQAGCSFESEDTEDPFPEEVFPAVEGKPKRPLDLRAKSMTQGQVFPRGLLPKAFSSGSLDGSSDSSPMVSPSSPKRNFFTRHPSFSTKTDKGKLNREIKKHSLSFSFASHKRVQTKTTSCGSEKYRDQVKKSFKKESQLAGRIIQESWSETHSQTALDFSSRAYTFSVDDVFQQVDQRLPGSPPSYEEAVQCQAFKLTAYGSQTVRSMRARMLSQDSIPLPLLPSHHGGDSRNTCSEEPLSGHRLSPVTEGWKQSRTVCTSVETKEEVTVPGRSALHQLRTMSESIQKNKQDYLIRRCSQPVFDADRFQYARESYI, encoded by the exons ATGAGGGTGACAAGCAACCGCAATGCT tCGAAAACACTAAATGCTGATAATATGGAGACATTTATCGAGTGCCAGTCAGAG GGTGATATCAAGGAACTTCCTCAGTTGGCATCATGTGAGAGTGAAGACAGTATCTGCCAGCTAATTG AAatcaagaagagaaagaaggtgtTGCCCTGGCCTTTTCTCCCGAGAAGGCTTTCCTCTTCATCAGATTTTCCCGGGACTTTGGAGCCAGGATTGAAAGCTTCCCTGTTTGACCAACCCTTGTCCACTATCTGTGGTGAGGATGGTACGCTCCCCAGACCCATTCAG GATATCCTTACTATTCTATGCATGAAAGGCCCTTCGACTGAAGGAATATTCCGGAAAGCAGCCAATGAGAAAGCCCGAAAAGAGCTTAAGGAAGAGCTCAACTCAGGAGGCATGGTGGACCTGGAAAGCCGCCCCGTGCACCTTCTGGCTGTGGTTTTTAAG GCCAAGCAGTACTGCTTCCTCCCACAGGACTTCCTCCGGAGCATCCCACTGAAGCTGCTGTCCAGCGAACTGTTTGAGGAGTGGATGGGTGCCTTGGACAAGCAGAGTGAGGAGGACAGAATCGATGCCCTCAAACA GGTGGCAGATAAACTCCCTCCGCCAAATCTCATGCTGCTGAAGCACTTGGTCTACGTGCTCTACCTAATCAGCAAGAACTCCGACACCAACAAGATGGACTCGAGCAATCTAGCCATCTGCATCGGACCTAACATGCTGACCCTAGACAATGACCGAAACCTGTCATTCGAAGCCCAGAAAGACTTGAACAATAAG GTTAAGACGCTGGTGGAATTCCTCATTGATAATTGCCTTGAGGTCTTTGGGGAGAACATGCCCGCACCTTCTAGTGTCACTTCCGATGACTCCCTGGAGCACACGGACAGTTCAG ACATGTCAATCCTGCTGAACGACTCCGCCTACGACAGCACAGACCCTGATGTCGACAGCAACAGTGTCAGTTCTCAGAGCAGGCAGCCCCCGGGGCCCACCAAGATGGCTGTCAGCGTGGACAATAGGGGGCCACAGTACCCATGTGAGTCAGGCCCGAAGCCCATTGTCAGCGCTGTTGCCAGGCTGAAAGGCTCTCTCAGTCAACCAGACAGGAGGTATTCAGAACCCAACATGTCGTCCTCACAAGAGTACCTTGAGAACCggataacaagccaaaagctaacCAAGAGTGAGGATAATTTCACCGTGCCCCAGGCAGGCTGTAGTTTTGAAAGCGAGGACACTGAAGACCCATTTCCAGAGGAGGTTTTCCCTGCAGTAGAAGGCAAACCCAAAAGACCACTGGACTTGAGGGCAAAGAGTATGACTCAGGGCCAGGTGTTCCCACGGGGACTGTTACCTAAGGCCTTCTCCAGTGGCTCCCTGGATGGATCCTCTGACAGCTCCCCCATGGTTTCTCCTTCCAGTCCCAAAAGAAATTTCTTCACCAGACACCCGTCCTTCAGCACAAAGACTGACAAAGGTAAGCtcaacagagaaataaaaaagcactccttgtcattctcctttgcctctcACAAAAGAGTGCAGACCAAAACCACCAGCTGTGGGTCTGAGAAGTACAGAGACCAAGTGAAGAAGAGTTTTAAGAAAGAAAGCCAGCTTGCTGGCCGCATCATCCAGGAAAGCTGGTCTGAAACCCACAGCCAAACAGCTCTGGACTTCAGCTCAAGAGCCTATACCTTCTCAGTTGATGAtgtgtttcaacaagtggatcaGAGACTTCCTGGAAGTCCGCCATCTTACGAAGAGGCTGTTCAGTGCCAGGCATTCAAACTCACTGCCTATGGGAGCCAAACAGTCCGAAGTATGAGGGCAAGAATGCTCAGTCAAGACTCCATACCATTGCCTCTCCTACCTTCTCACCATGGTGGGGACTCAAGAAACACATGCAGTGAAGAGCCACTAAGCGGGCACAGACTCTCTCCCGTGACTGAGGGTTGGAAACAGAGCAGGACTGTGTGTACTTCTGTGGAGACTAAAGAGGAAGTGACTGTGCCAGGGAGATCTGCCCTTCATCAACTGAGAACCATGTCTGAGTCCATACAAAAGAACAAGCAGGACTATCTCATAAGGCGATGTAGTCAGCCAGTCTTTGACGCTGACCGATTCCAGTATGCTAGAGAGTCCTACATTTAG
- the TAGAP gene encoding T-cell activation Rho GTPase-activating protein isoform X2, with protein MRVTSNRNASKTLNADNMETFIECQSEGDIKELPQLASCESEDSICQLIEIKKRKKVLPWPFLPRRLSSSSDFPGTLEPGLKASLFDQPLSTICGEDGTLPRPIQDILTILCMKGPSTEGIFRKAANEKARKELKEELNSGGMVDLESRPVHLLAVVFKDFLRSIPLKLLSSELFEEWMGALDKQSEEDRIDALKQVADKLPPPNLMLLKHLVYVLYLISKNSDTNKMDSSNLAICIGPNMLTLDNDRNLSFEAQKDLNNKVKTLVEFLIDNCLEVFGENMPAPSSVTSDDSLEHTDSSDMSILLNDSAYDSTDPDVDSNSVSSQSRQPPGPTKMAVSVDNRGPQYPCESGPKPIVSAVARLKGSLSQPDRRYSEPNMSSSQEYLENRITSQKLTKSEDNFTVPQAGCSFESEDTEDPFPEEVFPAVEGKPKRPLDLRAKSMTQGQVFPRGLLPKAFSSGSLDGSSDSSPMVSPSSPKRNFFTRHPSFSTKTDKGKLNREIKKHSLSFSFASHKRVQTKTTSCGSEKYRDQVKKSFKKESQLAGRIIQESWSETHSQTALDFSSRAYTFSVDDVFQQVDQRLPGSPPSYEEAVQCQAFKLTAYGSQTVRSMRARMLSQDSIPLPLLPSHHGGDSRNTCSEEPLSGHRLSPVTEGWKQSRTVCTSVETKEEVTVPGRSALHQLRTMSESIQKNKQDYLIRRCSQPVFDADRFQYARESYI; from the exons ATGAGGGTGACAAGCAACCGCAATGCT tCGAAAACACTAAATGCTGATAATATGGAGACATTTATCGAGTGCCAGTCAGAG GGTGATATCAAGGAACTTCCTCAGTTGGCATCATGTGAGAGTGAAGACAGTATCTGCCAGCTAATTG AAatcaagaagagaaagaaggtgtTGCCCTGGCCTTTTCTCCCGAGAAGGCTTTCCTCTTCATCAGATTTTCCCGGGACTTTGGAGCCAGGATTGAAAGCTTCCCTGTTTGACCAACCCTTGTCCACTATCTGTGGTGAGGATGGTACGCTCCCCAGACCCATTCAG GATATCCTTACTATTCTATGCATGAAAGGCCCTTCGACTGAAGGAATATTCCGGAAAGCAGCCAATGAGAAAGCCCGAAAAGAGCTTAAGGAAGAGCTCAACTCAGGAGGCATGGTGGACCTGGAAAGCCGCCCCGTGCACCTTCTGGCTGTGGTTTTTAAG GACTTCCTCCGGAGCATCCCACTGAAGCTGCTGTCCAGCGAACTGTTTGAGGAGTGGATGGGTGCCTTGGACAAGCAGAGTGAGGAGGACAGAATCGATGCCCTCAAACA GGTGGCAGATAAACTCCCTCCGCCAAATCTCATGCTGCTGAAGCACTTGGTCTACGTGCTCTACCTAATCAGCAAGAACTCCGACACCAACAAGATGGACTCGAGCAATCTAGCCATCTGCATCGGACCTAACATGCTGACCCTAGACAATGACCGAAACCTGTCATTCGAAGCCCAGAAAGACTTGAACAATAAG GTTAAGACGCTGGTGGAATTCCTCATTGATAATTGCCTTGAGGTCTTTGGGGAGAACATGCCCGCACCTTCTAGTGTCACTTCCGATGACTCCCTGGAGCACACGGACAGTTCAG ACATGTCAATCCTGCTGAACGACTCCGCCTACGACAGCACAGACCCTGATGTCGACAGCAACAGTGTCAGTTCTCAGAGCAGGCAGCCCCCGGGGCCCACCAAGATGGCTGTCAGCGTGGACAATAGGGGGCCACAGTACCCATGTGAGTCAGGCCCGAAGCCCATTGTCAGCGCTGTTGCCAGGCTGAAAGGCTCTCTCAGTCAACCAGACAGGAGGTATTCAGAACCCAACATGTCGTCCTCACAAGAGTACCTTGAGAACCggataacaagccaaaagctaacCAAGAGTGAGGATAATTTCACCGTGCCCCAGGCAGGCTGTAGTTTTGAAAGCGAGGACACTGAAGACCCATTTCCAGAGGAGGTTTTCCCTGCAGTAGAAGGCAAACCCAAAAGACCACTGGACTTGAGGGCAAAGAGTATGACTCAGGGCCAGGTGTTCCCACGGGGACTGTTACCTAAGGCCTTCTCCAGTGGCTCCCTGGATGGATCCTCTGACAGCTCCCCCATGGTTTCTCCTTCCAGTCCCAAAAGAAATTTCTTCACCAGACACCCGTCCTTCAGCACAAAGACTGACAAAGGTAAGCtcaacagagaaataaaaaagcactccttgtcattctcctttgcctctcACAAAAGAGTGCAGACCAAAACCACCAGCTGTGGGTCTGAGAAGTACAGAGACCAAGTGAAGAAGAGTTTTAAGAAAGAAAGCCAGCTTGCTGGCCGCATCATCCAGGAAAGCTGGTCTGAAACCCACAGCCAAACAGCTCTGGACTTCAGCTCAAGAGCCTATACCTTCTCAGTTGATGAtgtgtttcaacaagtggatcaGAGACTTCCTGGAAGTCCGCCATCTTACGAAGAGGCTGTTCAGTGCCAGGCATTCAAACTCACTGCCTATGGGAGCCAAACAGTCCGAAGTATGAGGGCAAGAATGCTCAGTCAAGACTCCATACCATTGCCTCTCCTACCTTCTCACCATGGTGGGGACTCAAGAAACACATGCAGTGAAGAGCCACTAAGCGGGCACAGACTCTCTCCCGTGACTGAGGGTTGGAAACAGAGCAGGACTGTGTGTACTTCTGTGGAGACTAAAGAGGAAGTGACTGTGCCAGGGAGATCTGCCCTTCATCAACTGAGAACCATGTCTGAGTCCATACAAAAGAACAAGCAGGACTATCTCATAAGGCGATGTAGTCAGCCAGTCTTTGACGCTGACCGATTCCAGTATGCTAGAGAGTCCTACATTTAG